Proteins found in one Vespula pensylvanica isolate Volc-1 chromosome 10, ASM1446617v1, whole genome shotgun sequence genomic segment:
- the LOC122632482 gene encoding tetratricopeptide repeat protein 12-like → MDSKNVEYNNEHMIERQQVIENLSSTNKLTEEEFQNFMHRVTEIEKIVSKLMSSDPKEQELGETLADTILNAKTQKEFSELEELKVKTNRTIINKSPINENTSDPTKMGQEAFMKSIEKDANERAADRKIRNERAETLKRIGNGAFKEGDYEKAVTYFTKAIEQRKDSSVLWNNRALSYMNLKLFEKALHDCEWALKVNDSNLKALLNSAKCYKNLHNEEKCKEFIKLAREKNPHFQKFIDDFEKDLDTIGNVYTIDDV, encoded by the exons ATGGATTCAAAAAACgttgaatataataatgaacacATGATCGAACGTCAGcaagtaatagaaaatttaagtTCTACTAATAAACTTACCGAAGAGGAGTTTCAGAATTTTATGCACCGTGTTACTGAAATTG aaaaaattgtatcaaaATTAATGTCTTCTGATCCTAAAGAACAAGAACTTGGTGAAACGTTAGCAGATACAATTTTAAATGCAAAAActcaaaaagaattttctgaattagaagaattaaaaGTTAAAACTAATCGTACAATTATCAATAAAAGTCCcataaatgaaaatacatcTGATCCAACTAAAATGGGACAAG AAGCATTCATGAAGAGTATTGAAAAAGATGCCAATGAACGAGCAGCGGATAGAAAGATAAGGAATGAACGAGCAGAAACATTAAAAAGGATTGGAAACGGTGCATTTAAAGAAGGAGATTATGAAAAGGCTGTGACATACTTTACCAAAGCAATAGAACAACGTAAAGATTCTAGTGTTCTTTGGAACAATAGAGCTTTGTCATACATGAatcttaaattatttgaaaaagcttTACATGACTGTGAATGGGCTTTAAAAGTAAACGATTCAAATTTGAAAGCTCTATTAAATAGTgctaaatgttataaaaatcttcacaatgaagaaaaatgcaaagagtttattaaattagcgagagaaaaaaatccacATTTCCAAAAATTCATTGATg atttcgaaaaagatttaGATACAATAGGCAACGTATATACGATCGACGATGTTTAA
- the LOC122632481 gene encoding protein abrupt-like — protein MKEETMLSLKWHSFHSHLAVSLDTCYEKQQFVDLSLVCKDGTILKCHKMVLANSSPFFRRLLVANDHPHPMIILHDIEADDLKTIVNFMYCGEIKVVKSEVRRLLKLAEILEVTGLRHIQRSILTGEHYNTSQEVPKKTTTVNPSKIEDSRNSNKSGPNSDFRSKVQNKNASQSTTFVSSSHSHSSTLKTSQDTVKRNEDSNITASNQRFESNRSNINIIDINDIPSTSKGLQTPLTSKRKASDDSVISWQKILSTISKDKQLPLKRLCIMDEVEITPGKPSSSKSDAKRDEPLDRRKSTDTVHSSTSMKCAVFIKDEVDVSSELEENADMDPLEIEELESENTENVVTPKRTFRLWNVDRTYNTRRMLDFPPKKGSNS, from the coding sequence ATGAAGGAGGAAACAATGCTTAGTTTAAAGTGGCACAGTTTTCACTCTCACTTGGCAGTTTCTCTAGATACGTGCTATGAGAAGCAACAGTTTGTGGATCTTTCCTTGGTGTGTAAAGACGGAACGATATTAAAGTGTCATAAGATGGTATTAGCAAATTCGAGTCCTTTCTTTCGACGTTTACTCGTCGCTAACGATCATCCTCATCCGATGATCATACTTCATGATATCGAGGCAGATGATCTTAAAACTATTGTCAATTTCATGTATTGCGGAGAGATAAAAGTAGTTAAAAGTGAGGTTAGGAGGTTGCTAAAGTTAGCAGAAATCTTAGAGGTTACTGGTTTGCGACATATTCAAAGGTCAATTTTAACGGGAGAACACTATAATACGTCTCAAGAAGTTCCTAAAAAAACAACTACCGTAAACCCTTCTAAGATAGAAGACAGCAGGAATTCTAATAAAAGTGGTCCAAACTCTGACTTCAGATCAAAggttcaaaataaaaatgcatctCAATCTACTACATTTGTTTCTTCCTCTCATTCGCATAGTAGCACGCTTAAAACTTCCCAGGACACTGTTAAAAGAAACGAGGACAGTAATATTACTGCTTCAAATCAACGATTTGAAAGTAACAgatctaatattaatataatagatattaatgatataccAAGTACAAGTAAAGGTTTACAAACGCCATTgacttcgaaaagaaaagcatcTGATGATTCTGTTATTAGCTGGCAAAAGATTTTATCTACTATATCAAAGGACAAGCAATTACCATTAAAAAGATTATGCATCATGGATGAAGTGGAAATTACTCCTGGTAAACCTTCCTCATCCAAATCTGATGCTAAGAGAGACGAGCCATTGGACAGAAGGAAATCGACGGATACTGTCCATAGTAGTACTTCTATGAAATGTGCAGTTTTCATAAAAGATGAGGTAGACGTTTCATCAGAGTTAGAAGAAAATGCAGATATGGATCCTCTTGAAATTGAAGAACTTGAAAGTGAAAATACAGAGAATGTTGTAACACCTAAACGAACGTTCCGTTTGTGGAACGTCGATCGGACTTATAATACACGTAGAATGCTAGATTTTCCACCAAAGAAAGGTTCTAACAGTTAA